A stretch of the Bordetella genomosp. 8 genome encodes the following:
- the gcvA gene encoding transcriptional regulator GcvA yields the protein MNPQLPPLNPLRVFESVARHASFTAAAQELHITQGAVSHQIKALESWLGFALLERGGRRLRLTRGGENYAAALTGAFGQITRATRELVSTGAQQVLTVRGHTTLFVRWLIPLVPAFQAAHPGINVKLSTSVEGVDFTRENADMGIVYGDGPWPGLRNDLLFSDALTPVMAPEMAARLPSPCSADDLLQLPLLHSNRRPQHWPDWIRLAGACRGLAVGDMYYEDLSIIYQCATEGLGVALGQLRYVEKDLAEGRLVAPHPLVLRRPRGYHLVCPEQHADEPKIACFRQWLLARLASTEQP from the coding sequence ATGAACCCGCAACTTCCACCGCTCAATCCGCTGCGCGTCTTCGAAAGCGTGGCGCGCCATGCCAGCTTCACGGCCGCCGCCCAGGAACTGCATATCACGCAGGGCGCCGTCAGCCACCAGATCAAGGCCCTGGAGTCATGGCTGGGCTTCGCGCTGCTGGAGCGCGGCGGGCGGCGGCTGCGCCTGACTCGCGGCGGCGAAAACTACGCGGCGGCGCTCACCGGCGCGTTCGGCCAGATCACGCGGGCCACGCGTGAGCTCGTATCCACCGGCGCCCAGCAGGTACTGACCGTGCGCGGCCACACGACCTTGTTCGTGCGCTGGCTGATTCCCCTGGTCCCGGCGTTCCAGGCCGCCCATCCGGGCATCAACGTGAAACTCTCCACCAGCGTGGAAGGCGTCGACTTCACCCGCGAGAACGCCGACATGGGCATCGTCTACGGCGACGGGCCGTGGCCCGGGCTGCGCAACGACCTGCTCTTCAGCGACGCCTTGACGCCCGTCATGGCGCCGGAAATGGCCGCGCGCCTGCCCTCCCCCTGTAGCGCCGACGACCTGCTCCAGTTGCCGCTGTTGCATTCGAATCGCCGGCCGCAGCACTGGCCTGACTGGATACGGCTGGCCGGCGCGTGCCGCGGCCTGGCCGTCGGCGACATGTACTACGAAGACCTGAGCATCATTTACCAATGCGCTACCGAAGGCCTGGGCGTCGCCCTGGGCCAGCTACGCTACGTGGAAAAGGACCTAGCCGAAGGCCGGCTCGTGGCGCCCCACCCCCTGGTCCTGCGCCGTCCGCGCGGCTACCACCTGGTCTGCCCGGAACAGCACGCCGATGAACCCAAGATCGCCTGCTTCCGCCAGTGGCTGCTGGCACGGCTGGCCTCGACCGAGCAGCCCTGA
- a CDS encoding Bug family tripartite tricarboxylate transporter substrate binding protein translates to MRAGDRNDPHLHTKTLRRATARSLAHAAMLAMGLACMAHAARADDRFPGKPIRIVVPVSPGGTVDLVARLVAKGMSEDLGQSVLVENKPGASGLVGTREVARAAADGYTLLAVANTFVSAPAFVPEAGYDPIKDFAPITQTVLIPMVLVAHPSVPESSVKALIERARAHPGQVSYASSGIGSTGYIAAELFSKQAGVKMLPVSYKGNAQAITDLVGGQVMVMFDQVSTSGPYVQAGKLKALGVTTSTRSKLLPDVPTIAEAGLPGYEEDTFNAILAPAGTPASIVLKLRDAVAKALQRPEVTAQLARQGVEVKLDQTPDGLGDTLRKAVVKYRDIARDVAPSRP, encoded by the coding sequence ATGCGCGCCGGCGACCGGAACGATCCACACCTTCATACGAAAACCCTGCGCAGGGCCACGGCCAGATCGCTGGCGCACGCGGCCATGCTGGCGATGGGCCTGGCCTGTATGGCGCACGCCGCGCGAGCCGACGATCGCTTTCCCGGCAAGCCCATACGCATCGTCGTTCCCGTTTCGCCGGGCGGCACGGTGGATCTGGTCGCCCGGCTGGTCGCCAAGGGCATGTCGGAAGACCTGGGGCAATCCGTGCTGGTGGAAAACAAGCCGGGCGCCAGCGGCCTGGTGGGCACGCGGGAAGTGGCGCGGGCCGCGGCGGACGGCTATACGCTGCTGGCGGTGGCCAACACCTTCGTCTCGGCGCCCGCCTTCGTGCCGGAGGCCGGCTACGACCCGATCAAGGATTTCGCGCCTATTACGCAGACCGTGCTGATCCCCATGGTGTTGGTCGCGCACCCTTCCGTGCCGGAGTCCAGCGTGAAGGCGCTGATCGAGCGGGCGCGCGCCCATCCCGGCCAGGTCTCCTACGCGTCGTCGGGGATAGGCTCGACGGGCTATATCGCGGCGGAACTGTTCAGCAAGCAGGCTGGCGTCAAGATGCTGCCGGTGTCGTACAAGGGGAACGCGCAGGCCATTACGGATCTGGTCGGTGGCCAGGTCATGGTGATGTTCGATCAGGTCAGCACCTCGGGTCCTTATGTGCAGGCGGGAAAGCTGAAGGCCTTGGGCGTCACCACGAGCACGAGGTCCAAACTGCTGCCGGACGTACCGACCATCGCCGAGGCCGGGCTGCCCGGCTATGAGGAGGACACGTTCAACGCCATCCTGGCGCCGGCCGGCACGCCGGCCTCCATCGTGCTGAAGCTGCGCGACGCGGTGGCGAAGGCCTTGCAGCGCCCCGAAGTGACGGCGCAGCTGGCCCGCCAGGGCGTGGAGGTCAAGCTCGACCAGACACCGGACGGCTTGGGCGACACGTTACGGAAGGCGGTCGTGAAGTACCGTGACATCGCCAGGGACGTGGCGCCGTCCCGCCCTTGA
- a CDS encoding nucleotidyltransferase family protein encodes MSPLSIDRRLAGALENRFVGILLAAGRGERFRASTGLAQAEKLLAALPDGRPVAAASADILLRTVPLVLAVTRPDTPALQQALAERGCLVVETADAARGMGASLAYASQALMAGIAAATHGQPGCRAPLGCLVALGDMPWVTDATVLAVQDAARGHRIAAPVHAGRRGHPVAFAWALMPELAALDGDEGARALLKRHGVHEVTCEDPGVLRDIDTVDDLS; translated from the coding sequence ATGAGCCCGCTATCGATCGATCGCCGCCTGGCCGGCGCCCTGGAAAACCGGTTTGTCGGCATACTGCTGGCGGCGGGTCGCGGCGAACGTTTTCGCGCGTCCACGGGCCTCGCGCAGGCCGAAAAGCTGCTTGCGGCCTTGCCGGACGGACGTCCGGTGGCTGCCGCTTCCGCCGATATCCTGCTGCGTACCGTGCCGCTGGTGCTCGCGGTGACCCGCCCGGATACGCCGGCCTTGCAGCAGGCGCTGGCCGAGCGTGGCTGCCTGGTGGTGGAAACCGCCGACGCGGCGCGAGGGATGGGCGCCAGCCTGGCCTATGCGTCGCAAGCGCTGATGGCGGGCATCGCCGCCGCCACGCACGGCCAGCCCGGGTGCCGCGCGCCGCTAGGCTGCTTGGTGGCGTTGGGCGACATGCCCTGGGTGACGGACGCGACCGTGCTGGCGGTGCAGGATGCCGCGCGCGGCCATCGCATCGCCGCGCCGGTGCATGCGGGCCGCCGGGGCCACCCCGTGGCTTTCGCCTGGGCGCTCATGCCGGAACTGGCCGCGCTGGATGGCGATGAGGGCGCGCGGGCGCTGCTCAAGCGCCATGGCGTGCACGAGGTGACGTGCGAGGATCCTGGCGTGCTGCGCGATATCGATACGGTGGACGATCTGTCCTGA
- a CDS encoding ABCB family ABC transporter ATP-binding protein/permease — MASPPASSSTPSATTPRGSIATLRALGPYLWPAGRNDLKLRVIAAVVFLFLAKAATVYIPILYKSAVDALNQGAGAGPAALPLGLILAYGGARIMSLLFSELRDAVFARVGQHAVREVGLQVFRHLHALALRFHLGRHTGGLTRAIERGTRGIQTLLQYLLFSVLPTLFEIALVCILLWRMFDIWLALTTAVTVILYLAYTLVITEWRTKFRRRMNETDSEANTKAVESLLNYETVKYFGNEEHEARRYDVSLKQYQRAAVSSQVSLSLLNIGQAVIISVGLTLVMWMAARGITRGQYTLGDFVLVNTYLLQLYDPLSFFGFIYREIKQSLIDMERMFELMGEDREIQDPPGAPALRVEGGRVEFRGVTFGYDERRAILKGVDFTIPAGRTLAVVGPSGAGKSTLARLLFRFYDVGGGAILIDGQDIRQVAQASVRAAIGIVPQDTVLFNDTIRYNIAYGRPGATDAEVEAAARMAHVHTLVMNMPDGYDTVVGERGLKLSGGEKQRVAIARTLLKRPALFVFDEATSALDTHTEREIQANLREVSIGRTTLIIAHRLSTIVDADEIIVLGDGRVVERGTHDELLARDGVYAGMWHRQQRSGPGAEANLDADTADTEPAA; from the coding sequence ATGGCTTCCCCTCCCGCTTCCTCATCCACGCCGTCCGCCACGACGCCGCGCGGCAGCATCGCCACGCTGCGCGCGCTGGGTCCCTACCTCTGGCCCGCCGGCCGCAACGACCTGAAGCTGCGCGTCATCGCCGCAGTCGTCTTCCTGTTCCTGGCCAAGGCCGCCACGGTCTACATACCCATCCTGTACAAGTCGGCGGTCGATGCGCTGAACCAGGGTGCCGGCGCCGGTCCCGCGGCCTTGCCCCTGGGCCTGATCCTGGCCTACGGCGGCGCGCGCATCATGTCCCTGCTGTTTTCCGAACTGCGCGACGCCGTCTTCGCGCGCGTCGGCCAGCACGCCGTACGGGAAGTCGGCCTGCAGGTATTCCGCCACCTGCATGCGCTGGCCCTGCGCTTCCACCTGGGCCGGCATACCGGCGGGCTGACGCGCGCCATCGAACGCGGTACGCGCGGCATCCAGACCTTGCTGCAGTATCTGCTGTTCAGCGTCCTGCCCACACTGTTCGAAATCGCGCTGGTCTGCATCCTGCTATGGCGCATGTTCGATATCTGGCTGGCGTTGACCACCGCCGTCACCGTCATCCTGTACCTGGCCTATACGTTGGTCATCACCGAATGGCGCACCAAGTTCCGCCGCCGCATGAACGAGACCGACTCCGAGGCGAACACCAAGGCGGTCGAAAGCCTGCTGAACTACGAGACCGTCAAGTATTTCGGCAACGAGGAACATGAAGCGCGCCGCTACGACGTGTCGCTCAAGCAGTACCAGCGCGCCGCGGTCAGCAGCCAGGTCAGCCTGTCGCTGCTGAACATCGGCCAGGCCGTCATCATTTCCGTGGGCCTGACGCTGGTCATGTGGATGGCGGCGCGCGGCATCACGCGTGGCCAGTACACGCTGGGCGATTTCGTGCTGGTCAACACCTATCTGCTGCAGCTCTACGATCCGCTCAGCTTCTTCGGCTTCATCTATCGCGAGATCAAGCAATCCCTGATCGATATGGAGCGCATGTTCGAATTGATGGGCGAAGACCGCGAAATCCAGGATCCGCCGGGCGCGCCCGCCTTGCGGGTCGAAGGCGGACGCGTGGAATTCCGCGGCGTCACGTTCGGCTACGACGAACGGCGCGCGATACTCAAAGGGGTGGACTTCACCATTCCGGCGGGCAGGACGCTGGCCGTGGTGGGCCCGTCCGGCGCCGGCAAATCGACGCTGGCGCGTCTGCTGTTCCGCTTCTATGACGTCGGCGGCGGCGCCATCCTGATCGACGGGCAGGACATACGCCAGGTTGCGCAGGCCAGCGTGCGCGCGGCCATCGGCATCGTGCCGCAGGACACGGTGCTTTTCAACGACACCATCCGCTACAACATCGCCTACGGTCGTCCGGGCGCCACCGATGCCGAAGTCGAAGCCGCGGCACGCATGGCGCATGTGCACACGCTGGTCATGAACATGCCTGACGGCTACGACACCGTGGTCGGCGAACGCGGGCTGAAGTTGTCGGGTGGCGAAAAGCAGCGCGTGGCCATCGCCCGTACCCTGTTGAAACGGCCGGCGCTATTCGTCTTCGACGAAGCGACCAGCGCCCTGGACACGCACACCGAACGCGAGATCCAGGCCAACCTGCGGGAGGTCAGCATCGGCCGCACCACGCTGATCATTGCGCACCGGCTGTCCACCATCGTCGATGCCGACGAAATCATCGTCCTGGGCGACGGCCGCGTGGTGGAACGCGGCACCCATGACGAGCTGCTGGCGCGCGACGGCGTGTATGCCGGCATGTGGCATCGCCAGCAGCGCAGCGGCCCGGGCGCCGAAGCGAACCTGGATGCCGATACGGCGGACACCGAACCGGCGGCATGA
- a CDS encoding LysR family transcriptional regulator, whose translation MIDSRLLHVFSIVAEELHFGRAAQRLHISQPPLSQSIRKLEDTLGARLLIRSTRSVRLTAAGAELYRRVQQLAADSETMVRAVRQTAKGEVGHLIIGLTPSAAYSNLSEVLYEFHRRYPTVSLDLREMNSNVMPEALHQRQLDLALLRPPFADPDLAPLRVHDEPMMVAMRKDHPLARKRWVTMNQVLDHDLIGYSRQNSRYFSQIQQLMTGAVQKTPRIVMESMIPTILTLVEAGFGLALVPGALSRMRADTLAYAGVRGPGAMRAELLAARQPSSVNPAIDRFIAVMQAIGTHGGTAGRAARQAPVRP comes from the coding sequence ATGATCGACAGCCGCCTGCTGCATGTCTTCTCCATCGTCGCCGAAGAGCTGCATTTCGGCCGCGCCGCGCAGCGGCTGCACATCAGCCAGCCGCCGCTCAGCCAGAGTATCCGCAAGCTGGAGGACACGCTGGGCGCCAGGCTCCTGATCCGCTCCACCCGCTCGGTCCGGCTCACCGCCGCGGGCGCGGAACTGTACCGGCGGGTGCAGCAGCTGGCGGCGGACTCAGAAACCATGGTGCGCGCCGTGCGGCAGACGGCCAAGGGCGAAGTCGGCCATCTGATCATCGGGCTGACGCCCAGCGCGGCATACTCCAACCTGTCGGAAGTCCTTTATGAGTTCCACCGCCGCTATCCGACCGTCAGCCTCGATCTGCGCGAAATGAACTCCAACGTCATGCCGGAGGCCCTGCACCAGCGGCAATTGGACCTGGCGCTGTTGCGGCCGCCCTTCGCCGATCCGGACCTGGCGCCGTTGCGCGTGCATGACGAGCCCATGATGGTGGCGATGCGCAAGGACCATCCGCTGGCCCGCAAGCGCTGGGTCACGATGAACCAGGTGCTGGACCACGACCTGATCGGTTATTCGCGGCAGAACTCGCGGTATTTCAGCCAGATCCAGCAGTTGATGACCGGCGCCGTACAGAAGACGCCACGCATCGTCATGGAGAGCATGATCCCCACCATCCTTACCCTGGTCGAAGCGGGTTTCGGGCTGGCGCTGGTGCCCGGCGCGCTGTCGCGCATGCGCGCCGACACGCTGGCCTACGCCGGCGTGCGCGGTCCGGGCGCCATGCGGGCCGAACTGCTGGCGGCGCGCCAGCCGTCCAGCGTCAATCCGGCGATCGACCGCTTCATCGCCGTGATGCAGGCCATCGGCACGCACGGCGGCACGGCGGGGCGCGCCGCACGGCAGGCCCCGGTCCGGCCATGA
- a CDS encoding Bug family tripartite tricarboxylate transporter substrate binding protein, with translation MGSSSRLRQRAGFKYVLAAVGALVMAMPGMAHAQDGYPNKAITFIVPYAAGGSSDTRSRQLAQKLGERLHVPVVVENKPGASGNIGTAQIARATPDGYTIGLGNFAPLSVNKALYGGNLGFDPDKGIAPIVLIERGAMVLGVNSQSPYNSVADLVKAAKANPDKLNYATTGAGSASHLVTELFQGNAAIAATHVPYRGGAPAVNDLMAGNVDFYLELASLFIPYAKGDQPRLRLLAVSADKRLTALPDVPTFQELGVPNMVASNWFGVIAPSGTPEAVVRKLNEQINAVLQDSGYRSVVESQGAEVAGGSPSDFKAFIASESARWGKLIEDKHITIQ, from the coding sequence ATGGGTTCATCGTCACGCCTGCGCCAACGCGCGGGATTCAAATACGTACTGGCCGCCGTGGGCGCGCTCGTCATGGCCATGCCCGGGATGGCGCATGCACAGGATGGTTATCCCAACAAGGCCATCACCTTCATCGTCCCGTATGCCGCGGGCGGCAGTTCCGACACGCGATCACGGCAGCTGGCGCAGAAGCTGGGCGAGCGCTTGCATGTGCCGGTAGTGGTGGAGAACAAGCCGGGCGCCAGCGGCAATATCGGCACCGCGCAGATCGCGCGCGCCACGCCGGACGGCTACACGATAGGGCTGGGAAACTTCGCGCCGCTGTCGGTCAACAAGGCGCTGTACGGCGGCAATCTGGGCTTCGATCCCGACAAAGGCATCGCGCCCATCGTGCTGATCGAGCGCGGCGCGATGGTGCTTGGGGTGAACAGCCAATCGCCGTACAACAGCGTGGCCGATCTGGTGAAGGCCGCCAAGGCCAATCCCGACAAGCTGAACTACGCCACGACCGGCGCGGGCAGCGCGTCGCACTTGGTCACCGAGCTGTTCCAGGGCAATGCCGCGATCGCGGCGACGCACGTGCCGTACCGGGGCGGGGCGCCCGCCGTCAACGATCTGATGGCCGGCAACGTCGACTTCTACCTGGAACTGGCGAGCCTGTTCATTCCTTACGCCAAGGGCGACCAGCCGCGGCTGCGCCTGCTGGCCGTGTCCGCCGACAAGCGGCTGACGGCCTTGCCCGACGTGCCGACCTTCCAGGAACTGGGCGTGCCGAATATGGTGGCGTCGAACTGGTTCGGCGTGATCGCGCCGTCGGGCACACCCGAGGCTGTCGTCCGCAAGCTGAACGAACAGATCAATGCGGTGCTGCAGGATTCTGGTTATCGTAGCGTCGTCGAATCCCAGGGCGCCGAAGTCGCGGGCGGCTCGCCGTCGGATTTCAAGGCCTTCATCGCGAGCGAGTCGGCGCGCTGGGGCAAGTTGATCGAAGACAAGCACATCACCATCCAGTAA
- a CDS encoding amidase, which translates to MSQTSHPDSPIEQDRVGQALRAIAQRDGELQAFVWHAEAVEATPAAGGRLAGMPFAVKDIIDVAGMPTRYGAREMAPDLKLFDASSVAQLREAGAVPVGKTVTAEFAHVVPGATRNPHLPTHTPGGSSSGSAAAVAAGMVDMALGTQTGGSVIRPAAFCGVVGYKPSFGRVHRGGMQVLCDTLDTLGWFTRSVDDALAVAAVLMSLDLAPGSGTAAARRAPKVAVLPCSRLGTLSAAAENALAQCVERLQAQGAAVIRPDLDDDVDTLVAAHATVMRYEFARGLLPIARTRPQSVHATTHDTVRKGLEIGHGDYLEQQHLRAQVAARWAARLADVDFIVTPSAPGEAPAGLDNTGSSIYNRIWSLLGWPCIHLPTARGQLGLPVGVQWVGLPDTDAALLQWAAALHASIDTRVAR; encoded by the coding sequence ATGTCGCAGACTTCTCATCCGGACAGCCCGATCGAACAGGACCGCGTCGGACAGGCGCTGCGCGCCATCGCGCAACGGGACGGCGAATTGCAGGCTTTCGTATGGCATGCCGAAGCCGTCGAAGCGACGCCCGCCGCCGGCGGCCGGCTGGCTGGCATGCCGTTCGCCGTCAAGGACATCATCGACGTTGCCGGCATGCCCACGCGCTACGGTGCGCGGGAGATGGCGCCGGACCTGAAGCTGTTCGATGCTTCCAGCGTCGCGCAGTTGCGCGAGGCGGGGGCCGTGCCCGTGGGCAAGACCGTCACCGCGGAGTTCGCCCACGTGGTGCCCGGTGCGACGCGCAACCCGCATCTGCCCACCCACACGCCGGGCGGTTCTTCCAGCGGTTCGGCCGCGGCGGTCGCCGCCGGCATGGTGGATATGGCGCTGGGCACGCAGACGGGCGGATCGGTCATTCGCCCCGCCGCGTTCTGCGGCGTGGTCGGGTACAAGCCGTCATTCGGCCGCGTGCATCGCGGCGGCATGCAGGTACTGTGCGACACCCTCGATACCTTGGGCTGGTTCACGCGCTCGGTGGACGACGCGCTCGCCGTCGCTGCCGTGCTGATGTCCCTGGACCTGGCGCCAGGTTCGGGAACGGCCGCGGCGCGCCGCGCCCCCAAGGTGGCGGTGCTTCCGTGCAGCCGCCTGGGCACCCTGAGCGCGGCCGCGGAAAACGCCTTGGCGCAATGCGTCGAACGCCTGCAGGCGCAAGGCGCGGCCGTCATCCGTCCGGACCTGGACGACGACGTCGATACGCTGGTGGCCGCGCATGCGACGGTGATGCGTTACGAATTCGCCCGCGGCCTGCTGCCCATCGCGCGCACGCGTCCGCAAAGCGTGCATGCGACCACGCACGACACCGTGCGCAAGGGCCTGGAGATCGGCCACGGCGATTATCTTGAACAGCAGCATTTGCGGGCCCAGGTGGCAGCGCGCTGGGCAGCCCGGCTTGCCGACGTGGACTTCATCGTGACGCCCAGCGCCCCGGGCGAGGCGCCGGCCGGCCTGGACAATACGGGGTCTTCCATCTACAACCGCATCTGGTCGCTGCTGGGCTGGCCCTGCATCCATTTGCCTACCGCCCGGGGCCAGCTGGGCCTGCCGGTGGGCGTGCAATGGGTCGGGCTCCCCGACACCGACGCGGCCTTGCTGCAATGGGCCGCGGCGCTGCATGCGAGCATCGATACCCGCGTGGCACGTTGA
- a CDS encoding NAD(P)-dependent oxidoreductase, which translates to MKPRVAIVAPGAMGSAIGKRLDDHGFQVLTSLTNRSEASVKRARQCGMHHRTDIELAHADLFLSIVPPADAIGLARRFAPLFKENGRAPVYVDCNAVNPRTAEQIAAIIQDSGAAFVDGGIIGGPPRPATPGPALYCSGPAAGAVTALREGGLRVRVLSEQISEASALKMSYAGITKGLVALGSIMMLGASRNGTARALYEELAESQPHLLKHFSRSVPDMFGKAYRWVAEMEEISAFLAPDESGQRFFESAARLYERLAHDDADGRAEVEALQAFLAQEARPDQQG; encoded by the coding sequence ATGAAGCCACGCGTCGCCATCGTCGCGCCCGGCGCCATGGGCAGCGCCATCGGAAAGCGGCTGGACGACCACGGATTCCAGGTCCTTACGTCGCTGACCAACCGCAGCGAGGCCAGCGTCAAACGGGCGCGCCAGTGCGGCATGCACCATCGTACCGATATCGAATTGGCGCACGCCGACCTGTTCCTGTCCATCGTCCCCCCGGCCGATGCCATCGGTCTCGCGCGGCGGTTCGCTCCCCTGTTCAAGGAAAACGGCCGCGCGCCGGTCTATGTCGATTGCAACGCCGTCAATCCGCGCACGGCCGAGCAGATCGCCGCCATCATCCAGGACAGCGGCGCGGCCTTCGTCGATGGCGGCATCATTGGCGGCCCGCCGCGGCCGGCGACGCCAGGCCCGGCCCTGTACTGTTCAGGACCCGCGGCCGGCGCCGTCACGGCGCTGCGCGAAGGCGGCCTGCGCGTACGGGTGCTGTCGGAACAGATCAGCGAGGCGTCGGCGCTCAAGATGTCCTATGCGGGCATTACCAAGGGCCTGGTTGCATTGGGATCGATCATGATGCTGGGGGCCTCGCGCAACGGCACCGCGCGGGCGCTGTATGAGGAACTGGCGGAAAGCCAGCCCCACCTGCTCAAGCATTTCTCGCGCAGCGTGCCGGACATGTTCGGCAAGGCGTATCGCTGGGTCGCGGAAATGGAGGAAATCTCCGCATTCCTGGCCCCGGATGAAAGCGGGCAGCGTTTCTTCGAAAGCGCGGCGCGCCTGTATGAAAGGCTGGCGCACGACGACGCCGACGGACGCGCGGAGGTCGAAGCGCTGCAGGCTTTCCTGGCGCAGGAAGCGCGGCCCGACCAGCAGGGCTGA
- a CDS encoding metallophosphoesterase encodes MLVDVERFARNTLGRDWAVGDIHGHFSRLRAALDAVRFDPERDRLFSVGDLTDRGPECQEAPRWLAQPWFHAVQGNHEDYAVRYVRTGLVDTENWRVNGGGWFLELSPEDQRTHAETYARMPLVIEVETADGLVGMVHADCPVRDWSKLARYLRDRYKRARGICQWSRERLARGDASGVRGIRAVVVGHTPLAAPTVLGNVYHIDTAGWMPDGYFTLLDLATLRTTPREPVKEAVFG; translated from the coding sequence ATGCTTGTCGACGTCGAACGATTTGCGCGCAATACGCTGGGCCGGGACTGGGCCGTGGGGGATATCCACGGCCACTTTTCGCGCTTGCGCGCGGCGCTGGATGCCGTGCGGTTCGATCCGGAGCGCGATCGCCTGTTCTCGGTGGGCGATCTCACGGACCGCGGGCCCGAATGCCAGGAAGCGCCGCGCTGGCTGGCGCAGCCGTGGTTTCACGCCGTGCAGGGCAATCACGAGGACTATGCCGTGCGCTACGTGCGCACAGGGCTGGTCGATACGGAGAACTGGCGCGTCAATGGCGGTGGCTGGTTCCTGGAGCTGTCGCCGGAAGACCAGCGCACGCACGCGGAAACCTACGCCAGGATGCCTCTGGTGATCGAGGTGGAAACCGCGGATGGCCTGGTCGGCATGGTGCACGCGGATTGTCCGGTGCGGGATTGGAGCAAGCTGGCGCGTTACCTGCGCGATCGCTACAAGCGTGCGCGCGGCATCTGCCAGTGGTCGCGCGAAAGGCTGGCGCGCGGCGACGCGTCAGGCGTGCGCGGCATACGCGCCGTGGTGGTGGGGCATACGCCGTTGGCCGCGCCGACCGTACTGGGCAATGTCTACCACATCGATACGGCGGGCTGGATGCCGGACGGCTACTTCACACTGCTCGATCTGGCCACTTTGCGCACCACGCCGCGCGAGCCCGTCAAGGAAGCGGTGTTCGGATAG